Below is a genomic region from Bacteroidota bacterium.
TGGGTTTATGAAAAAAGAACCGCTGCGCAACGCTTCGGAAATAATAAAATCGAATCAGCTTACTGTCCAATTCGACAGCCTTGGCAAAGGGAATTATGCAGTTGCAATTATTCACGATGAAAACGGCAATGGCATTCTTGATAAAAATGATATGGGAATCCCTGTGGAAGGGTATGGGTTTTCGAACGATGCCCGTGGCACCTTCGGCCCGCCGGAGTTTAAAGATGCGAAATTCTGGTTCGCCGGTCAGAATAAAACAATGGTTATTAATATGGTTTACACGAATGCCGGGAAAACAAAATGAAATTTAATCGTAACACTTTTTTATAAAATAGTGTTACAAAATCTAATCATAAAAACACTCATAATGAAAAAAGTCCTCTTGGTTTCAGCTTTCATAATATTTTGCGGTGGCGTATTTGCGCAAACACCTGCATCGCCCGGAACGAAAGATAATCCGGTTATTCCTGCACCAGTTTCAATCCCCGATTCAACCATCAATATTGACAATCCGCATCCTGCAGGTACCGGCGATTTGAGGGTGTTTGTGAAAGGAATCCGAAGCGACAATGGCAACTTACGTATAGCACTCTACAATACGAAAGGAACGTATATGGGCGATACACCGTTCCGTACGGCCATTATACCCGTTGATGCCAG
It encodes:
- a CDS encoding DUF2141 domain-containing protein, with protein sequence MKKVLLVSAFIIFCGGVFAQTPASPGTKDNPVIPAPVSIPDSTINIDNPHPAGTGDLRVFVKGIRSDNGNLRIALYNTKGTYMGDTPFRTAIIPVDASEEIATFKDIPYGSYAVAIIHDENSNGELDKNTLGVPKEGYGFSNDAMGQYGPPEWMQSSFTFQDKESLKLITLDYGVPKR
- a CDS encoding DUF2141 domain-containing protein, with protein sequence MIKRFYFVFLCALIAAFANAQTDSLRTAPAQDSVRVKKDTLLGSIKIIIKGCRTTGGKALVALYNKSNGFMKKEPLRNASEIIKSNQLTVQFDSLGKGNYAVAIIHDENGNGILDKNDMGIPVEGYGFSNDARGTFGPPEFKDAKFWFAGQNKTMVINMVYTNAGKTK